A section of the Saccopteryx leptura isolate mSacLep1 chromosome 4, mSacLep1_pri_phased_curated, whole genome shotgun sequence genome encodes:
- the GRK1 gene encoding rhodopsin kinase GRK1, whose product MDFGSLETVVANSAFIAARGSFDGSSGPSSRDKKYRSKLKLPPLSKCEALRDSLDLEFRSVCSEQPIGKQLFQQFLKAEERHVPALELWKDIEDYDTADDDLRPQKARAILAEYLDPQAKLFCSFLDEGTVGKFREGPVVIGDGLFQPLLRATLDHLGQAPFQEYLGSLHFLRFLQWKWLEAQPTGEDWFLDFRVLGKGGFGEVSACQMKATGKMYACKKLNKKRLKKRKGYQGAIVEKKILAKVHSRFIVSLAYAFETKTDLCLVMTIMNGGDLRYHIYNVDEENPGFQEPRAVFYTAQIISGLEHLHQRGIVYRDLKPENVLLDDEGNIRISDLGLAVELKEGQTKTKGYAGTPGFMAPELLRGEEYDFSVDYFALGVTLYEMIVARGPFRARGEKVENKELKQRILSEAVKYSDKFSQASKDFCEALLEKDPEKRLGFRDGTCDGLRVNSLFKDINWRQLEAGMLIPPFIPDSRTVYAKNIQDVGAFSTVKGVVFDKADMDFFQEFSTGNCSIPWQEEMIETGVFGELNVWRADGQMPDDMKGIAKEEAAPSSKSGMCLVS is encoded by the exons ATGGATTTCGGCTCCCTGGAGACGGTGGTGGCCAACTCTGCCTTCATTGCCGCCAGAGGCAGCTTCGATGGGAGCAGTGGACCGTCCTCCCGGGACAAGAAGTACCGATCCAAGCTCAAGCTGCCCCCACTCTCCAAGTGCGAGGCCCTCCGGGACAGCCTGGACCTGGAGTTCCGGAGCGTGTGCTCGGAGCAGCCCATTGGCAAGCAGCTTTTCCAGCAGTTCCTGAAGGCCGAGGAGAGACACGTGCCGGCCCTGGAGCTCTGGAAGGACATCGAGGATTACGACACGGCCGATGATGACCTGAGGCCGCAGAAGGCCCGGGCCATCCTGGCTGAGTACCTGGACCCCCAGGCCAAGCTCTTCTGCAGCTTCCTGGACGAAGGGACAGTGGGGAAGTTCCGGGAGGGGCCCGTGGTGATCGGGGACGGGCTCTTCCAGCCCCTCCTGCGGGCCACCCTGGACCACCTGGGCCAGGCCCCGTTCCAGGAGTACCTGGGCAGCCTGCACTTCCTGCGGTTCTTGCAGTGGAAGTGGCTGGAGGCCCAGCCCACCGGCGAGGACTGGTTCCTGGACTTCAGGGTGCTAGGGAAAGGGGGCTTCGGCGAGGTGTCGGCCTGCCAGATGAAGGCAACCGGCAAGATGTACGCGTGTAAGAAGCTGAACAAGAAGAGgctgaagaagaggaaggggtacCAG GGAGCAATAGTAGAGAAGAAGATTCTAGCGAAAGTACACAGCAGGTTTATAGTCTCTCTGGCCTATGCGTTTGAAACCAAAACTGACCTCTGTCTGGTGATGACCATCATGAATGGAGGCGACTTAAG GTACCACATCTACAATGTGGATGAGGAGAACCCTGGCTTCCAGGAGCCGCGAGCCGTCTTCTACACGGCCCAGATCATCAGCGGCCTGGAGCACCTGCACCAGCGGGGCATCGTCTACCGCGACCTCAAGCCCGAGAACGTGCTCCTGGACGACGAAG GCAATATCCGGATTTCTGACCTTGGGCTGGCCGTGGAACTGAAGGAAGGGCAGACCAAGACCAAGGGCTACGCAGGGACCCCAG GTTTCATGGCCCCAGAGCTCCTGCGGGGCGAGGAGTATGACTTTTCCGTGGATTACTTTGCCCTGGGAGTCACGCTGTATGAGATGATTGTGGCCAGAGGACCCTTCCGAGCTCGAGGAGAGAAG GTGGAGAACAAGGAGCTCAAGCAGAGGATCCTTTCGGAGGCGGTCAAGTACTCGGACAAGTTCAGCCAGGCCAGCAAGGACTTCTGCGAGGCACTGCTGGAGAAGGACCCGGAGAAGCGCCTGGGTTTTAGAGACGGGACTTGTGATGGCCTCCGCGTCAATTCCCTCTTTAAAGACATTAATTGGAGGCAGCTGGAGGCTG GGATGCTGATTCCCCCCTTCAtcccagactccagaactgtCTACGCAAAGAACATCCAGGATGTGGGGGCCTTCTCTACCGTCAAAGGTGTGGTCTTTGATAAAGCGGATATGGATTTCTTCCAGGAGTTTTCCACCGGCAATTGCTCCATCCCCTGGCAGGAGGAGATGATCGAGACTGGAGTCTTCGGGGAGCTGAACGTGTGGCGTGCTGATGGGCAGATGCCCGATGACATGAAGGGCATCGCCAAGGAGGAGGCCGCTCCCTCCTCCAAGTCAGGAATGTGTCTGGTTTCCtag